Proteins encoded within one genomic window of Mya arenaria isolate MELC-2E11 chromosome 13, ASM2691426v1:
- the LOC128215392 gene encoding alpha-1-inhibitor 3-like — protein sequence MKTGSYKGLLTVTKDGVSVGTRNFYPNIHSDSVDKQFPLVQTDKGIYKAGQTVQFRILVINDERKVVQETFTIEIFDADSNRVRRWANVTDSGGVYIGRMEMSSYPVLGEWTIKVSNEKFTKATYFDVEEFELPKFYVELDFPREVSTVSEDSLNGKVSALYTFGKGVSGDLELTLKYSSYSAVKQYKVKDGSVDINLPFTELASDFKKSYFARDIFNASRYYTSVLRLTIFANVVEDVTGVNISAESFINVRAYDVAVGLKFQQKFHIGQDVDISGEITRYSGDPYPGIASADVDVWVEIRLYLINRKWVIIRNSSRIDVSEDNTFSYTVEGNDLHSNVSYIYTRVKTRISFDKKEVRPGDAANIHLEGNANSNFYLLSVDKSILILDPGNDITEKLLPSLDNGKNTITLDDSSFSNILRSVWLYYTGISLRERTVFASSSSITTSQPKSKDIQEKSVTLRKKFPDTWLFNNVTSGATGIAEFIATAPDTITTWVATCFAIDGNSHLSVAYAPAELRVFLPFFVSVQLPFSVLRNEQVVIQANVFNYHSEDLYILVTLKKSDSFRGLAVSKRGKSRKLKEKCGDLVLCILAKSGRATPAFFPIVPLEIGDIKLTIQADSEIAKDTVVKDLRVEPEGAERSVAYPVLIDLSQTNTFDYRFELSYPGNVVEGSKRLRLTLNGDVMGPTIDNLDRLVRHPYGCGEQNMISTAPSVFVMGYLTAVDRLDASLEKLAENFIGIGIQRQMGYRHSDWSFSAWGGSGSGSSWLTSFVLKVFSKGTFYVDVDERVITLPSAYLLSIQNKDGSFPERGHVNSRYMQGGSVGTVERMTAYVLIALLEAKHAGSKTIKFSADQESKLEAGIKSGMRFLEQNLDNITSVYSLAITTYALGLGESKLASDALLLLKSNAKTAGDMLYWQETAPVPSKYHYGPSTTAVSIEMTAYALLSMSVSGDRVDGARVNKWLIGQRSPYGGFISTQDTMIGLEALAAFGALMKSPPADMTIWISYMDDRHHKRKFRITSENAMVLQTVDLSTDTSEISVHALGESKAIITVSLFYNIFMDLEDQDLRLEVDVIKESVNGFTVRSCVSWLEKDISGMVVAEIGIPSGFNAFRYGISGHELLMRTEIQEKKVVLYFDQVTEAKVCVDISMVRDTMVASVKPVPCTVYEYYEPSNQMTVFYAPLKAKNSNICDVCGIECGCVGGNDRMWMPMCPESLKTGSYSGSLTVTKDGIWIGSTTFHVLVEGDSEDRQYPLVQTEKGIYKAGQTGEMG from the exons ATGAAAACGGGCAGCTACAAAGGACTCCTTACTGTGACTAAAGACGGTGTGAGTGTTGGTACACGTAACTTCTACCCAAATATACATAGCGATTCCGTCGACAAGCAATTCCCTCTAGTACAGACGGACAAAGGTATCTACAAAGCTGGACAAACAG TTCAGTTCCGAATTTTGGTCATAAACGATGAACGGAAAGTGGTACAGGAAACTTTCACCATAGAAATATTC gaCGCCGACTCCAACAGGGTGCGACGCTGGGCCAATGTTACTGATAGTGGCGGTGTTTACATCGGTAGAATGGAAATGTCCAGTTATCCCGTTCTTGGAGAATGGACGATAAAAGTTTCAAATGAG aaatttaCCAAAGCAACGTATTTTGATGTTGAAGAATTCG AGCTTCCGAAGTTTTATGTGGAGTTGGATTTCCCACGGGAAGTTTCCACGGTTTCAGAAGACTCTTTAAACGGGAAAGTTTCGGCCCT GTACACCTTTGGAAAAGGTGTGTCTGGTGACCTGGAACTAACATTAAAGTACTCGAGCTACAGTGCAGTGAAACAGTACAAG gtCAAGGACGGATCCGTTGATATAAACTTGCCATTTACAGAATTAGCCTCAGACTTCAAAAAGTCATATTTTGCTCGGGACATTTTCAATGCCTCTCGTTATTACACCAGCGTGCT ACGGTTAACAATTTTTGCCAATGTCGTGGAAGATGTAACGGGAGTGAATATTTCTGCAGAATCGTTCATAAATGTTAGAGCATACGACGTTGCCGTAGGACTAAAGTTTCAGCAGAAGTTTCACATTGGACAAGACGTAGACATTTCG GGGGAGATAACCAGATATTCTGGCGACCCCTACCCTGGGATTGCATCGGCGGATGTTGATGTTTGGGTTGAAATAAGGCTCTACCTTATCAATCGTAAATGGGTCATCATTCGCAACTCATCACGGATTGATGTTAGCGAAGACAACACATTTAGTTATACAGTTGAAGGGAATGATTTACATTCGAACGTGTCGTATATCTACACTCGG GTAAAAACACGTATATCCTTCGACAAAAAAGAGGTAAGGCCAGGTGATGCTGCCAATATTCACCTGGAAGGGAACGCAAATTCTAACTTTTATCTGCTATCAGTGGACAAGAGCATTCTGATTTTGGATCCAGGCAATGATATCACGGAG AAACTTCTGCCTTCATTAGATAATGGGAAAAATACCATTACACTTGATGACTCCTCATTTAGCAACATTCTTCGG TCGGTATGGCTGTATTACACCGGAATATCACTAAGAGAAAGAACAG tatttgCATCATCTTCGTCTATTACAACTTCACAACCGAAAAGCAAAGACATCCAAGAAAAATCGGTGACACTTCGAAAGAAATTTCCCGACACTTGGCTATTCAACAATGTTACGTCAGG CGCGACGGGAATAGCTGAGTTTATTGCAACAGCTCCCGATACAATCACCACCTGGGTGGCCACATGCTTTGCTATTGATGGAAACTCCCACCTGTCTGTAGCATATGCCCCTGCAGAG TTGAGGGTGTTCTTGCCCTTCTTCGTTAGTGTTCAGCTACCCTTTTCCGTCCTGCGCAATGAGCAAGTTGTAATACAAGCAAATGTGTTCAACTATCACTCGGAAGATCTCTAT ATTCTCGTCACATTAAAGAAAAGCGACTCATTCAGAGGACTTGCTGTTTCAAAAAGAGGAAAGTCCAGAAAGCTAAAGGAAAAATGTGGCGATCTTGTTCTGTGCATTTTG GCGAAATCAGGTAGGGCTACCCCTGCATTTTTCCCGATCGTTCCCTTGGAGATTGGTGACATTAAATTAACAATTCAGGCCGACTCCGAAATAGCCAAAGACACCGTGGTAAAAGACTTGAGAGTAGAG CCGGAAGGAGCGGAGAGAAGCGTGGCGTACCCTGTCCTGATCGACTTGTCCCAGACAAACACGTTTGATTACAGATTTGAGCTCTCATATCCTGGAAATGTAGTCGAAGGCTCCAAGCGATTGAGACTTACTTTAAATG GTGATGTTATGGGGCCTACAATCGACAACCTAGATAGGCTTGTTAGACATCCGTATGGCTGCGGAGAGCAAAATATGATATCTACAGCCCCGTCTGTATTTGTTATGGGATACTTAACTGCTGTCGACCGGTTGGACGCTAGCCTTGAGAAACTGGCAGAAAATTTTATTGGAATTG GAATACAGCGCCAGATGGGTTACAGACACTCGGATTGGTCTTTCAGTGCTTGGGGCGGGTCCGGATCTGGGAGTTCATG gtTAACATCATTTGTTCTAAAAGTTTTCTCAAAGGGGACATTTTACGTTGACGTCGATGAACGCGTTATAACGTTACCAAGCGCGTATCTTCTTTCTATCCAGAACAAAGACGGAAGTTTTCCGGAGCGTGGACATGTTAATAGTCGCTACATGCAG GGCGGATCAGTCGGAACGGTAGAAAGAATGACTGCATACGTATTGATCGCTCTGTTGGAAGCTAAGCACGCAGGAAGCAAAACAATCAAG tttaGTGCTGATCAAGAAAGTAAACTAGAAGCAGGCATAAAAAGTGGCATGAGATTTCTTGAACAGAACTTAGATAACATTACATCCGTTTACTCGCTCGCCATTACAACCTATGCACTTGGACTGGGAGAATCTAAATTAGCTTCCGACGCATTATTGCTTTTAAAGAGTAATGCAAAGACTGCAGGag ACATGCTCTACTGGCAAGAGACGGCGCCTGTCCCCTCAAAATACCACTACGGGCCTTCTACAACGGCAGTGTCTATTGAAATGACAGCATACGCGCTACTCTCAATGTCAGTTTCCGGTGACAGGGTTGACGGAGCACGAGTCAACAAATGGCTGATTGGTCAACGTAGTCCGTACGGTGGATTTATTTCTACCCAG GATACAATGATTGGACTAGAGGCCCTCGCTGCATTTGGGGCACTGATGAAGTCACCGCCTGCTGACATGACTATCTGGATATCATACATGGACGACCGTCATCATAAACGGAAATTCCGAATAACGTCGGAAAATGCAATGGTGTTGCAGACAGTGGAT CTTTCGACAGATACCAGCGAAATTTCCGTGCATGCACTAGGGGAATCGAAAGCCATTATTACG GTATCCTTGTTCTACAATATATTCATGGACCTTGAAGACCAAGATCTCCGTCTGGAGGTTGATGTTATAAAAGAGTCCGTTAATGGTTTTACAGTTCGTTCTTGTGTTAG TTGGTTGGAAAAAGACATTAGTGGCATGGTTGTAGCTGAGATAGGAATTCCGTCAGGATTCAATGCATTTAGATACGGAATATCTGGACATGAGCTTCTTATGCGGACCGAAATTCAAGAGAAAAaagttgttttgtattttgatcag GTTACCGAAGCGAAGGTATGTGTGGACATAAGCATGGTCCGAGACACCATGGTTGCCTCAGTGAAGCCGGTTCCATGCACAGTGTACGAATACTACGAACCAA GTAACCAGATGACAGTGTTTTACGCTCCTCTGAAAGCGAAGAACTCAAACATTTGTGACGTGTGCGGAATAGAATGTGGCTGCGTGGGGGGAAACGACCGGATGTGGATGCCCATG